The genomic interval GTACAATTCACCCGAGCTGTTGAGGTGTCTGGGCTTGTTACTGCAAGAAAGTGATCATCGTAGTTATTAAACTGTGCGACGATAAAGTAATTACCAGTAGGACTAAGGTCAACGCTGATTTCATCAGGGTGCGGGCAACCGGAGCCGCGCACTTCGGTGACCTCGATGGAAAATGGTGGTCGTTCGTAGTCGTTCTTCGTAGCTAAAGCAAAATTCGGGACAATGGAACATGCAATTCCCAATAGCAGTACTCTCATTATGATCTCCATAAAATATCGATAGACCCGCCTCTCTTCGGAGCCGAGCTAAAGGAGTTCAGAATTCTTCTTAGTAAATTTTAAAACTGACGAAAATCTTTCTACTTAAGAAATCAACTCCGCCCAACATCGTTGTGATTCTGTGGACTTTCTCCAGTCGAATCTTATGAAAGGCAAGCAATAGACAAAAAAAACCAAGAGCCAACGCTCTTGGTTTGCAAAGGAATCGATGAGTGAGATCAGTCACGATCAAAAAAGATTTGTGGGGACAAATCTTATATTAGTCTTAACGGCCTACTTTACTCGCATCTCAAATCGATAATATAAACTGCTATAAATATTATATATAAATCGATTAAATTAAATCTTTAGCAAACTAAGGCGCATTCAGGGCCAGGTTTATCTACCAAATATCCTAGAGCTTTTATGCATACTGACAAGAGTATGCTGACCAAGCTTGATTGATGTTGCCAAATGCAACTTAAACCATTGTTTTAATTGACAATAGAATATGCTCTTAAGTTTTTACCTGATCAGACCGTAAAGACTCATACGGAGGATATTTTGAACAAGAACCAGCGCTCAAATCGACTTGCAATCATGCATATTGCATCGCAGATTGATATCTCAGCATATCTGCATTATCGCGACGTTCTACAAGACATCTATGAAAAACTAAAAGCAGAGCAAGGGTCATACAACTATAAGCGCTACTCGGAAGATCTAGGCCTTTCGTTCAGCAATGTGATTTGGCTATATGTATCCAAAAAGCGTCGCATGACCCTTAAGACTGCCGAAAAAACATTTAAAGCATTGGGCTTATCAGGAGACCGGAAGAAATTTGCGGAAAATATGGTCCGTCTAGAGACAATCAAAATTCATGAGAAGCGTGAAAAGATTTACGCCGACCTGTTTCAATTGAAAACAAAAATGTCGGCGCCAGAAAATCAAAAGCACCTTGAATTCTATTCTCAATGGTTCTTTCCTGCGCTGCGAGAAATAGTTCAAGTAAATCCCAAGCTCAACATCAATGAAATCTGCGAGCGCTTTCTCTTTAAGGTATTCCCTAGGGAGATAGAGCAGGGGCTTCAGGTGCTATCTGACCTTGAGCTTATCAAATACGATAAAGTCTCAAAAACCTATCGATCTACAAAGAAACAAATCGGCTTAGATTACAAAACTTCAGCAGTTGCAGCAGCTCGATTTCACCAGAAATCATGTGAATTGGCGAGTGAGGCAGTGGTTCATGTCAGCCCCGAAATGAGAGAATTGAACACCCTTACTCTAGCGCTGTCACAAGCCGATATCCCTGAAGTAAGGCGACGCATTATTGAATGCTGTCGCGGTATATTCGAGCTGGAAGAGCATAGTCGCTCTGATCAAGTATTTCAGCTCAACATTCAATTTTTTCCTATCACTGATAAACTGGACCCCGAGGTTGAATCATGATTCAAAGAGGATTTCACTATTGTATGTGCATGAGCCTTTGGCTGGCGAGCAACTCCTGTGGATCATGGCTCGGCAACCCTCAAGATTTCGAAGACAACGAGGGTAAGAAAACTCAGGCTGAAACTAGCAAAACACTAGATCTAGTCGCATCAGTGGACAATAGCAATAATGGCCTTCTTCCCGTCAAAGATCGCTTTGGAGAAGCCTCTTCTATTTCTTCGATGGATAAAATTAGCCTCACAATCACATCGCTTAGCCTTGTTAATGATGGCCAATCGGCTAGCTATACTTGGAATCAAGCTATTGATTTAAAGTCTCAATCTCAAATAACCCTAGGATCACAAAATCTGGATACTAGCTCGCTAAGCTCTATAAACATTGGCTACGAGCTGCAGCTTGAAGGAGCCATCGGAACACAGGCCCTTAAACTCGATATCCAAGTGAGCGATCAAAGTGTAAGTGGAACAAGCATCACGTTAAGCGACAAGAGCCGTTTCATAGTTTCCTTTAATGCTGAGCGATGGTTTAATTTTTCTGGTGAAGGGCTAGACTTAAGCAGCCTCGCGAGTCAAACTCTCGATTTTTCTAATAACGCGAGTATTGAAGCCACAGCCATAAAAGCGATCATTGAAGCAAATATAGCTGGCAGCTTGAGATATGGACTCGATCAAGATGGCGATGGCATCCTATCTGACACTGAAACTGATCAAACCCTCGAAACAAAAGTACCGTCGACTCCAACACCGGAGCCCACAACCGATCCTAACACAGATGATGACGATGGGGCGGATGATGACGATACTTAATGGATCATCGCAACTTATTTCACACCAATCACAGGGCGCTGCGTCATGCTCTCTAAAAACTTAAAGATCTTATCTAGATAAGGCTCGCGGATATCATCGACCTGATTGTAGATAGCGTGCTGAGACTTAGAAAAAACTTGCAACTCACAGCGATCGATCAGAGAACAAAATTCATTCTGTGGCTCATTTTTAACCCAGTTATCGATGCCAGCCTGGAATAATAAAATGGGCTTATTGATCTTCTGAAGCTCTTGGGCTTCAGTAATTTTCTGAGTCGCAACCATAGCCTCGTGAACGAAACCAACTGTCGCTCCGCCTCTTCGCCATGAATCTAGATCAGGGCGATAGATGACTCCAACTTGTTGTTTGTATCGCTTTTCAGAAGATGTACCGGCCTCAGCAAAGCTCCACGGTTTTACCGCAGGAAGAGATTGCCCCGGTGCGAGGCTCGTTTCAAATCCAAGTGCAACACCAATACTGGCGATACCCTCTGCAAGCCAGGCAGGAAACGTCCCCGTATTCATCCGAATCATAGGTGAACTCAAAATCGCACCTTCTGCTACATTTGGGTAGCGCTCCATGAAGCGCGCAACCACAGCACCGCCCATTGAGTGCCCTAGAAGCACCAAAGGCTGCCCTTTAGTAGCCAAAACATTCTGGGTTAGCCGATAGAGATCGTCCACATAATGCTCGAAATTATCTACGTAGACCGCTGGCTCATCAATCAATCGCGACGAACCATGGCCCCGTTGATTGTACGTGTAAACACTGTAGCCACGATTGTAGATATCATAGACAAGCTCCTGATATTTATAGAAGTGCTCCGTAAAGCCATGAACAATAACCACGTTGCCCTTAGAACTCGGGTTTACAAAAGCCTTATAATCCAAATCAATAGGCTCCCCCTTAAACGGCACTCCTTCAAAGCTCTGGGTTGGGATCGTTTCGAATAGAGCTTCGAATTGTTTCTTTTTTTCTGCAAATGAATCATCTGACGCATAGAGATTTATTGCTAGTGATGACAGTAGTAAGCTTAAAAGTACCGCACGGAATGTATGGCCAGGCATAGGAACAACCTTTCTGCAATTCGTACCAGATAACGGATTATTGCAGGATATATGCCATCGCGCTAGTGCACATTGAGGAGTTTTTGCGGAAATTTTGAAAGTTCAAGGCCCAGCAAAGATTGATCAGTTCGTATTAGAATCGCTGATCAACCAAGCTTGTTCTAGGGTCAAGATTCAAAGTTTTCGGTAGGCTGTGTTAACACTACAGGCTTGCCCTTAGTAATCATAATCGTATGCTCTTTTTGAACGGCATAGTATCGATCTTGATACAAAGTCCAGCCGTCAGAACTCTCTTCAACCCAGTCGCCACCATTAGAAAGAAAAGGTTCGATGGCGACACACATTCCTTCCTTAAATCGACGATGATCCTTGCGATCAAAATAACTAGCGATGAACTCGGGATTCTCGTGAAGAGTTTTACCAATGCCATGGCCACCCAGGTTACGAATCACTGTCAGGTTACTCTGCTGTGCAAGTTGCTCTACAGTGCGTCCGACTTCAGCGATGCGAACTCCGGCACGAGCCTGTAGGATGGCTTGATCCAGGACATTTTTAATTGTCTTGCAGAGCTTGTTTTTGACCTTCCCACCATGGCCGCCGATGATGAATGATTCACCATTGTCTGCAAAGTAACCATCAAGATGAGCAGAGACATCGACATTGATCAAATCACCAGCCTGTAGAACCCGATCTCCCGGAATCCCATGAGCCGCTTCCTTCTCAACGCTTATGCAAACATGGCCAGGAAACTTATAACAGCTAATTGGTGCTGATACCGCCCCGTGTTTGTCGAGATATGCCCCCGCTATGGCATCAAGTTCCTTGGTCGTCATGCCTGGCCGAGCCTTGGCTTTTGCAAGCTGGAGGCAGTTAGCCACGATAGCCCCAATTTTTTCCATAGCTTTTAGCTGTTTTTCGTTCTCAATGACCATGTGGTTCCTATGAATGTTATGAACGGTTGTGCCATAAGCCCAAAAGGCAGACCTAAGTCTTCCCTCATGTAAGGCAGAAGTTCAAGCAGAAAGTCAGCCCAATCTTCTTTGGGGCCAATACCATAATTGTTACAGACAGTTAAGAACAAATATTCGAAATCAGATACGACTCAAGCCTCTGTCTTTACTTGTCGGCTGAAGCCTCACAAAACCCGAGCCCTATCGTACGGGACGTAAGAATGTCGAGAGGCTTTTTGACAAAAAACTCCTAGCCTACCTCTAGACAGGCCCTAACCCCTCACAAAAAAACCAGAAAAATCCATTTAATTCAGGCTATTAGACTACGAAGAAAGCTTAGGCTTGAAACTAAGAAACCCTCGTCCTCGGATGGAGAGGGGCCGACGAAGAGTATTATGTAAGCAGCGAGACATACAACTTAGAGAAATATAGAGGAGGCATTAGATGAAGAGCCTTTTTGCTTTGATTGGCACCATTTTCTTAACGTCATGTGGAACCGAAACCCAATTTTCTGAGCTAAACGACGGCACCAAAGGAAATATCGATCAAGAACTGCTCACGACCATTGAAGTTGATGCTCCTATTGCGGAACCTGAATCTGAAGATCCTACTGCTCCGGTTTCTGAACTTGTAGTCGATAATGATTTTACAGATCCTAATCCTGACCATGATGATCAATCACAGATTGAAAAACCAGCTGATGCTCCTGCTCTTCAAATTCTCAATCCAGCTTCTCCCAACAGTGAGTTCGGGGACAATATCTTGGTGAACGGTGATTTCAGTTACCCTAGTATCAACAAATCTTGGGACCTTATTCACACCAATGATATTGATAAAGACCTATTTGGTTGGGACTTTTCGTTTAGCAACGAACAGGCTTGCGGAGAGGCTTATAAAGCGTCCGAGCAAGGCTCTTGGATCGAAATCCAACGTTTCACCCCGAACCAGCATGTGGAACTTGATAGCCATTGTTTAACGGATGTAAAGATGTCTGAGATGAAAACAAACTTAGTGATCAAGCAATCAGTTGAAGTTGTAGACGGAGTCTATGAGATCTCGTTTCGTCACAAATCCCGACGGAGTCCTACTGGAGGCGAGAACAGCCTGCAATTTTCTATTAATGGCCAGGTGATTCCTGTCTCCGTTACGGATCGATGGGATCACACCACAGTGACGATCAGCATCGAAAACATCGAATCCCTAGAACTTGCCTTTGAAGACCTGGGAGCGGCTGACACCTACGGAATACTTCTCGATGACGTAAGCATCCGCGAGGTACGTGTACACTGATACAGAGATTCCCTCTCGCTGAGAGGCTTGACTTATCACAAGCCAAAGACCTTATTTCTTCCTTGGGGTGCCTATACTCACTATAGGCACCCTTTTCCTATCGGCCTTCATTTATACTAGCAGTATCAGAAGCCATTTAGCAGGACCCACGTGAAGTCTTCAGCGCAAAAGATTCGTAATCGAATGCAGGTCATGATCGTTGCCCTAGTCCTTTCCATCGTTGGGGTAATGGTTTCACGATTTACATACAATTACATTGTCGATATCGCTAAACAAGACTTCGTCTCCGATACCGCTGTCGTCAAAGAAACTCTCTCTACAGTTACCGAACGACTTGTCACTACGACAAGGGGCTTACAGCGATTCATCACCCTACTTCCTGAGCTCAATCCCAAAAACTTTTCTCAGGTGACTGATGATGTGGTTTCCAACTACCCATTTGTGTTTTCGATTACCTACTACGCTAAAGTCGATCAGAGCGAGCGTCGGGACTATGAAATCCGAATTTCGGATCTCTACGATGACAACCAAGGGTTTGTTGCTACATCTTCTGACGACAGCAGTGAAATCGTTTCAGCTGAAACAAGTGATGAGTACTTAGTCACCTACCTTTCCGATTCCATGCACCGAGACTCCGTATACTTTGGCTGGGATTTACTCTCAGACAAGAGCCAACGCCCCATCGTAGAAAACGTACTCCAAAATCAAAAAGCAGAGGTTTCCAACCCGTTCCTGATGGAAAATGGCGACACGGCGGTGGATGTTTATCTACCCATACTTAAACCAAGCTCGCCACCTCAGATTCGCGGAATTCTTGGTATCACAGTATTGATCCCGCAACTGCTTGGCAGCGATGATCTTCGCAAGAACTTCACCACAACCGTACATGTGCCACTGTGGGGCCAAGCCGAGAAGCAAAACATCTTCCGATCCCTAGATCGTTCCCCAGAGGGAATTCGACAAGTTGATATGGCTGTCAGTGATGTTGAAGTTCCGATTTTCGATCATGGCGTTCTCTTTCACTTTGAAAAAGACATCTACTTCAGCAACCTCAACTACTCTCTACTCATCCTCGTCGTTCTAGGCAGCATCCTTTTTGTAGTTCTCGGCATCTATTTAACGATTACCAATCAGCGTCTAAAACATAGCTTGCTTAAGATCGAGGCTATTAATGAAGGCCTAGAGCAAACGGTTCAAGAACGCACCAAAGACCTAAAAGCAGCTCACCTTGAAATCGAAGAAATGCTTGATAATCTCGACGGCGCGGTCCTTGTCATTCAAGACGATCACACCATCGCCAATCGCTACTCAAAAGCCAGTGAGTCGATTCTAAACATTGATAAACTTGGGGGTAAGTCGATCTTTGAAACCCTTTTCAAAGACATGACAAAAGAGAATGAAGGCCACTCCAAGCACCTTTTCACCTTGGAAAACATCATCGGTGCAGACAGCTTCCAGTTCACAATCTCTCAATACGATCTCAAGTCTGAAATTAGCTTTAAGAAAGTCGTAGATGGAGTCGAACAAGAAAGGATTTTCAATATCCGCTATGCTCCACTATTAGATGACCAAGGCACTATACGTCGCATGTTATTGGTTGTGACTGATGTCACTGATCTATTGAATCTACAGCGAGACTTGGAGCAGCAGCAAAAAGCCGCCGGGGCCAGAACTGAAGCGATTCAAGAGATGCTATCCGCACCTCGCCAAGTTTTAGATTCATTTATGGTTGAGTCGGAGCAAAGATCCCTAGAAATATTAGCCATCTCACCTGACGATTCCAGCTATCAGGATCGTAACAAGTGGATTCCGATCTTTAGAGAACTTCATACGATGAAGGGTGGAGCACGATTCGCAAAACTTAACGTCATATCTGGGCACATTCACCAGATTGAAAGTGATCATGAGGCGTTGAACGATCCCCAAACGACCATTGACAAGCCGGCTGTTGAAAGATTTTGCCAGGACTTTGAAGAATTCCATAAGGTTTTCCTTGTTTACCTTAACCTCTATCGTGAGATCTTCTCGTCACAAGATCAATCCAACCAGTCATTGAATTCTGTCCTGCGATGGCTACGTTCTGGTCGTGAACCTGAATCAGTCGCAGACGCTCTAGAAGCGATGCAGGCTGGGGAGTTCTTCAGCTTCGATGAGCTTTATGCAAGCTTCGGCTCCATGGTCGACGATGTTGCTGGTGCGCTGAGCAAATCGGTTACCCTCAACCAGGAGCCACAATTCCTATTTTTACACCAATCTCTTGAAGCGCCACTTAGAGATTGCATGACTCATGCAATTCGAAACGCCCTCGATCATGGCTTGGAAACCTTTGAAGAAAGAGCATTGACGAATAAGCGTGGCATGGGCCAACTTTGGCATTCTTATGAAAGCTCAGACTCATCTATCACGCTAAAGCTCCATGACGATGGCCGTGGTATCAATACCAAGAAAGTTCTGAGCCTGGCTCAGGAAAAGGGCCTTGTAGACTCCGATGCAAATCTGAACGATTCTGAAATTCTTGAGTTATTGTTCCATTCAGGATTTTCTACCAAGCAGGAAGCCACTGACATTAGCGGCCGCGGCGTTGGCCTTGATGCTGTGAGAGCCAGCCTGGAAAAGTTCCATTGCCAAGTCTACTTGGAAAGTTCACCTGGTAAAGGAAGTGCTACCTGCATCAAGATTCCTATGAATCTTGTGTATAATAAGAATCATCTTCCACTACAAAAAATTTCATAAGGAACCATCATGAAGAAGTCTCTGTTAATGGCGGCCACAGCTGGCCTTGCATTGGGCGTTCAAAGTTTGGAGCCAGCTGAGGCAGCACCTCCAAAAAAAAAGAAAAGTGTTGAGTGCTTTGGAGTGAACTCTTGCAAAGGGAGTGGATCCTGCTCCGTAAATCAAGAGCAGATTGATGCAGCTCAAAAAACTTTCAAAGGTAAGTACAAGAAGTCTGCAACTTATGCTTGTAAGGGTAACAACGCTTGCGGTGCACCTCACCACCTAGCTTGGGTGAGTAAGCCGAAGAAAGAGTGCCTATCTGAGGGCGGCTTCTACTTTATGAAAACCGAGAGTGGCAAGCTCAAGGTTAAAGGCAAGAAAAAGAGCTAGATCATATGGGGAGCCCTAGCTCCCTCACTAACTCCCTAAGCTACCGCAATAATCAAGTTTTCCGACATGAAATACCCCATTCGCAGAATTGCGAAATTCTTTCCAAGCCGGCTAAATACCTAAAAACTCGTAAAAAAAGGAATCTGCCCTCAGATATTCCGACAGAAGTCTTGGAAGGAGGTTGAACGTGACAGAGAAAAAATTTTCTTTGGAAGAATCAATCTTGATTCAAAACTTGATTAAGAATATCGAGGAGGATGATCGCAGGATAGAGAAACAACAGAAAGCTTATATAGAGAAACCAGTGTTTAAAAACTAAGTTCCAGCCCCATCAGCCGATGGGGCCTCCATCACTTTAGAGTGATTCATCAATCATTTTCTGCAAGCTTTGCGGTGGTTGTGCACCAACAACAGAACTAGTGATTTCACCGTTCTTGAACATAGCTAGGTAAGGAATCGATCGTACACCATACTTGGCAGAGATTTCAGGATTCTCATCAACGTTTAGTTTAGCAATGGTCACTTTGCCTTGGTATTCTTCGGCAAGCTTTTCCAAAGCGGGACCAATCGAAACACAGGGGCCACACCAAGGAGCCCAGAAATCTACTAGTACAGGCTCATTGGCCTTCAATACCTTCTCTTCAAAATCTGCTTCGGAAACCGCTTTTGTATAAGTACCCATAATATTTGCCTTTAATCGATTTGTTCGTCATTGCACTTTATAAAAGTAATGCTCATCTTCCTGATGTCAAGGCCAGACTTTTAGTCTACCAGTTTTGGATCGAGAGCATCACGTAACGCATCGCCTATCACATTGAGGGCGTAAATAATGAGAAACATTGCCACTGTTACGCTCAATAGAGGCCACCAAATACCATTGACCAATTCACCACTTGCATCCTGGATCATGGTGCCCCAACTAGAGCCATCTTGAACTCCAACACCCAAGAAAGTCAGAATTACCTCTGACTTGATCGCATTGAGTGTGCTGAGAGATGCTGTGATAATAGCAAGATGAAAGATATTCGGCATGATGTGCTTAAACATGACTCGTCCATCTTTACCACCAAGTAAGTTGATCGCTAGGACATATTCACGGCTCTTATGTTTCATGACTTCACCACGCACCAATCGACAAAGCCCAACCCAACCCACGGCTCCCATGGCGACACAGATCGAGAAGACCCCTTTACCAAGTACATAGGAAATACCAATCACAAGAAGAATGTAGGGAATCGACGCTAGAACTGAATACGCCCAGACGATAAATGCATCCACCTTGCCGCCGTAGTATCCCGAGATCACGCCGAAGAGCAGGCCTAGAGGAATTGAAATCGCAGTCACCGAAATGCCGATGGTCATGGCAGTTTTAGTGCCTGTAAGTACCTTATATAGGATCGAACGACCAAAAATATCAGTGCCGAGTAGCTTGGCCCATGACAAAGACGGAGCCTCATAGGATTCACCAACCCGTTGCTGAAAGTCAGGCAGCAAGTTGAGATAACCCAAAATTGCAATCAGCAAGTAGAGTAGAGTCACTGCAAAGCACAGGACTACAAACTTCTTCTTCATAAGTTTCTTGATGGCCCGCTGCCCTAGGCTTTCACCAACTCGGTGGCTTGCCTCTTCTGCGGCTTCAAGGTTGCTTGAAATGCTAGCTGTCTCGCTCATCCGTCTCTCTTAGTTAAGTTGTACCCGAGGATCTACATAGGCATAAAGAATATCTGTGACTAGATTGAATAGGGAGTATCCAATAGCAATCAGCACTGTTAAGCCCTTGATCACTGGGAAGTCACCGTTATTAATAGCTGTGATAATAATGTCCCCAATTCCTGGAATGGAAAAGAACCGCTCCATAAGGAAAGCTCCAAGAAGCAAGAAAGGAATACCTATCACAGTATAGGTGATAATAGGAATCATAGCGTTTTTCATCACATGCTTGAAGAGAATGCGATAGGGGGTACAGCCCTTTGCAAAGGCTGTGCGGACATAATCGGCCTTAGTCTCGTCCAAGAAAAAGGTTCGATACATCCGAATATCAGGGCCTGCACTGACAACCATAATGACCAACCACGGCAATAGGAGATACGGGACCGCTCCAAAACCAGGTTCGTAGCCATTAATGGGAAACAAATCCCATTGATATGCCAGAATATACTGGAAGGCTAGGATATACACCAAGTAGGAGATACTCATAGCCCCCACAAATAAGAATGTCGAATAGCGATCAATCCACGACCCTCGATAGAAGGCGATCAAGATCGCAATCGACACGTTAATCAGCACCCCCATAAAATACGGAGGCGCTGTAAGCGACAGAGACACCATTGCTCCGTCGGCAAACATGCTACTGAGCTTGTCACCCGTGCTGAATGATCTGCCAAAATCAAACGTCACAATTTGCTTCAAGAAGATTCCGTACTGTACATACAGAGGCTTATCTAGATTCCATTCAGCGCGTAGCTGCTGAATCGCTTCTTCGCTGGCATGATTGCCAAGCTTAACGCGCACGGGATCTTCACCCACAGTTGTAAATAGTACGAATACGAGAACCGAAACCCCCAGCAAGATCGGGATCATCTGGAGTAGGCGTCTGATAATATAAGTCAGCATGGCGAGAACAACCTCTTACTTTAGATTCAAATACTTGTAAGGAAACTCAACCATCATGTTACGTTTCATATTCGCAACATTTGGCTGATACAAACCGAATGACAGAGGATTGAAAACCAAAAGTACAGGAACTTCCTCTTTGATAATGTCATTCATTTGTTTGAATAACTCAAAACGCTCTGGCCCATTAGGCATAAAGCGAGACTTTTCGTAAAGGGCATCGTACTTAGGGTTATTGAAGTTGCCATCGTTCGGTCCTGGCGCCTTATTCTTGCTATAAAGCAGCTGGTAGAAGTTTTCAGCATCAGGATAATCTGCGCCCCAGCCAGCATCGGCAATCTGGAAGTTGCCAGACTCAGTACGCTTCAGGAAGTTCGAGAAGGTTTGGAAATTACCGTTCACCTTGATACCAATCTTAGCCCAGTCAGCTCTAAAGTATTCGAACTGCTGTCGCGAGTCCTTGTTTGTAGAGCGGTACTCAACAGTAATGGGTGGTAGACCCTTACCTTCAGGGTAGCCAGCTTCTTTTAGCTTCTGTTTCGCCAACTCAAGGTTTTGCTTATACCAGGTGGCTCCGGTGACTTTTTCGCTGCCGTTGATTGTGACAGGCACGATGCTATTGACGGTAAGTCCGCGACCATTATGCATCAGGTCGATAAACCCTTCAGGATTCATGGCAAGAGCAATCGCTTGTCTAAGGGCCTTGTTGCTACCAACAAGCTTATCTTCCATATTAAACTTCATATAGAAGGTAGAGACATAGGGTTCAGTATACATTTTGAACTTTTTATCCCACTCTCCTGTGAGATGGAATTTGCCGTCCTTATCTTTATAAGCCATGTTGCTAAACTCATCTTTGTTCATAGCAATCCAATGTAACTGGCCTTTTTTGAACTTGAGCATAGCAGGCTGGGTTTCTTCGATAAGCGGCAGGTGGACCTCATCGATAAGAGGCAGTTGCTTGCCAGCATCAGCCAAGAGGCCAGCTTCCTTGTCCCCTGGATCTCCCTCTGTGGGGTAACGACCATGGTAGCGAGGGTGCTTCACAAGCACATGCTTGCCACGACGAGAGTAGGTTTTCATATAGAAGGGACCTGTTCCCACTGGATTCTTGGGGAAGTCCTGACCATATTTTTCTACCGCTTCTTTCGGAACGATAGATAAGCCACCAAATGCGAATGGATAGAGAGCGAGTGGATTGTCGAAGGTAAACTTCACAGAAACAGTAAAGTCATCGACCTTTTTAACTCCAGCAATATCGAGCTTGCTGTAGTCGGTTTTATCTCCAGCTTTACGAGTCGCTTCGCGGAACTCATCCATGCCTTCCACATAACCCTCGATCAGCACGTAGCTCAGGGTATTAACATTGGCGTCTGCAAAGCGCTTGATGGAATAAATCACATCGTCGGCTTTCATTTGGCGGCCTTTGCCCCCTGGGAAAGCTTCGTTATCGTGAAAGTAAACATCATTCCGCAACTTGAATAGGTACGTGACACCATCCTTCTGCTTAACCGGCATTTCGGTGAGCAGGTTAGGCTCCATC from Pseudobacteriovorax antillogorgiicola carries:
- a CDS encoding TIGR02147 family protein — translated: MNKNQRSNRLAIMHIASQIDISAYLHYRDVLQDIYEKLKAEQGSYNYKRYSEDLGLSFSNVIWLYVSKKRRMTLKTAEKTFKALGLSGDRKKFAENMVRLETIKIHEKREKIYADLFQLKTKMSAPENQKHLEFYSQWFFPALREIVQVNPKLNINEICERFLFKVFPREIEQGLQVLSDLELIKYDKVSKTYRSTKKQIGLDYKTSAVAAARFHQKSCELASEAVVHVSPEMRELNTLTLALSQADIPEVRRRIIECCRGIFELEEHSRSDQVFQLNIQFFPITDKLDPEVES
- a CDS encoding ABC transporter permease; the protein is MSETASISSNLEAAEEASHRVGESLGQRAIKKLMKKKFVVLCFAVTLLYLLIAILGYLNLLPDFQQRVGESYEAPSLSWAKLLGTDIFGRSILYKVLTGTKTAMTIGISVTAISIPLGLLFGVISGYYGGKVDAFIVWAYSVLASIPYILLVIGISYVLGKGVFSICVAMGAVGWVGLCRLVRGEVMKHKSREYVLAINLLGGKDGRVMFKHIMPNIFHLAIITASLSTLNAIKSEVILTFLGVGVQDGSSWGTMIQDASGELVNGIWWPLLSVTVAMFLIIYALNVIGDALRDALDPKLVD
- a CDS encoding ABC transporter permease, producing MLTYIIRRLLQMIPILLGVSVLVFVLFTTVGEDPVRVKLGNHASEEAIQQLRAEWNLDKPLYVQYGIFLKQIVTFDFGRSFSTGDKLSSMFADGAMVSLSLTAPPYFMGVLINVSIAILIAFYRGSWIDRYSTFLFVGAMSISYLVYILAFQYILAYQWDLFPINGYEPGFGAVPYLLLPWLVIMVVSAGPDIRMYRTFFLDETKADYVRTAFAKGCTPYRILFKHVMKNAMIPIITYTVIGIPFLLLGAFLMERFFSIPGIGDIIITAINNGDFPVIKGLTVLIAIGYSLFNLVTDILYAYVDPRVQLN
- a CDS encoding alpha/beta fold hydrolase, translating into MPGHTFRAVLLSLLLSSLAINLYASDDSFAEKKKQFEALFETIPTQSFEGVPFKGEPIDLDYKAFVNPSSKGNVVIVHGFTEHFYKYQELVYDIYNRGYSVYTYNQRGHGSSRLIDEPAVYVDNFEHYVDDLYRLTQNVLATKGQPLVLLGHSMGGAVVARFMERYPNVAEGAILSSPMIRMNTGTFPAWLAEGIASIGVALGFETSLAPGQSLPAVKPWSFAEAGTSSEKRYKQQVGVIYRPDLDSWRRGGATVGFVHEAMVATQKITEAQELQKINKPILLFQAGIDNWVKNEPQNEFCSLIDRCELQVFSKSQHAIYNQVDDIREPYLDKIFKFLESMTQRPVIGVK
- the trxA gene encoding thioredoxin produces the protein MGTYTKAVSEADFEEKVLKANEPVLVDFWAPWCGPCVSIGPALEKLAEEYQGKVTIAKLNVDENPEISAKYGVRSIPYLAMFKNGEITSSVVGAQPPQSLQKMIDESL
- a CDS encoding CHASE domain-containing protein, with translation MKSSAQKIRNRMQVMIVALVLSIVGVMVSRFTYNYIVDIAKQDFVSDTAVVKETLSTVTERLVTTTRGLQRFITLLPELNPKNFSQVTDDVVSNYPFVFSITYYAKVDQSERRDYEIRISDLYDDNQGFVATSSDDSSEIVSAETSDEYLVTYLSDSMHRDSVYFGWDLLSDKSQRPIVENVLQNQKAEVSNPFLMENGDTAVDVYLPILKPSSPPQIRGILGITVLIPQLLGSDDLRKNFTTTVHVPLWGQAEKQNIFRSLDRSPEGIRQVDMAVSDVEVPIFDHGVLFHFEKDIYFSNLNYSLLILVVLGSILFVVLGIYLTITNQRLKHSLLKIEAINEGLEQTVQERTKDLKAAHLEIEEMLDNLDGAVLVIQDDHTIANRYSKASESILNIDKLGGKSIFETLFKDMTKENEGHSKHLFTLENIIGADSFQFTISQYDLKSEISFKKVVDGVEQERIFNIRYAPLLDDQGTIRRMLLVVTDVTDLLNLQRDLEQQQKAAGARTEAIQEMLSAPRQVLDSFMVESEQRSLEILAISPDDSSYQDRNKWIPIFRELHTMKGGARFAKLNVISGHIHQIESDHEALNDPQTTIDKPAVERFCQDFEEFHKVFLVYLNLYREIFSSQDQSNQSLNSVLRWLRSGREPESVADALEAMQAGEFFSFDELYASFGSMVDDVAGALSKSVTLNQEPQFLFLHQSLEAPLRDCMTHAIRNALDHGLETFEERALTNKRGMGQLWHSYESSDSSITLKLHDDGRGINTKKVLSLAQEKGLVDSDANLNDSEILELLFHSGFSTKQEATDISGRGVGLDAVRASLEKFHCQVYLESSPGKGSATCIKIPMNLVYNKNHLPLQKIS
- the map gene encoding type I methionyl aminopeptidase, whose amino-acid sequence is MVIENEKQLKAMEKIGAIVANCLQLAKAKARPGMTTKELDAIAGAYLDKHGAVSAPISCYKFPGHVCISVEKEAAHGIPGDRVLQAGDLINVDVSAHLDGYFADNGESFIIGGHGGKVKNKLCKTIKNVLDQAILQARAGVRIAEVGRTVEQLAQQSNLTVIRNLGGHGIGKTLHENPEFIASYFDRKDHRRFKEGMCVAIEPFLSNGGDWVEESSDGWTLYQDRYYAVQKEHTIMITKGKPVVLTQPTENFES